A genomic region of Rhodothermales bacterium contains the following coding sequences:
- the hemW gene encoding radical SAM family heme chaperone HemW encodes MAGIYLHIPFCSQRCVYCDFYFVTTVHDHAPFVDALCREIAIYGAQDRLREPIETIYFGGGTPSRLDPAAIARILDALHRHFDTGPVVETTLELNPDDATPAYLDALRAAGVDRLSIGIQSFFEEDLTWMNRAHTAEQAREVLPMARRAGFDACSIDLIFGLPHQPPDRWHANLNIALEQTAPHISTYSLTVEPHTPLGNRVERRAETPVSDDAMAERYRETMHRLQTAGYEHYEVSSFARPGHRSQHNQLYWRHTNYLGLGPAAHGFWWDADAPRRWSNARSLKQYVDDLAEGRLPVSMEETLTPDMLADEYIMLRLRTREGLDLRLLKERYGRDLAGSHGVLIDQFGVEGWTHMEGTRVRLTDAGFLVCDAIAFALLG; translated from the coding sequence ATGGCCGGCATCTACCTCCATATCCCTTTTTGCAGTCAGCGGTGCGTGTACTGCGATTTTTACTTCGTCACCACCGTGCACGACCACGCCCCGTTCGTCGACGCGTTGTGCCGTGAAATCGCGATCTATGGCGCACAGGACCGGTTGCGCGAGCCGATCGAAACCATCTATTTCGGCGGCGGCACGCCTTCCCGCCTGGATCCGGCAGCCATCGCTCGAATCCTCGACGCCCTCCACCGGCATTTCGACACCGGCCCCGTCGTGGAGACGACGCTCGAACTCAACCCGGACGACGCCACGCCGGCGTATCTCGACGCCCTCCGCGCCGCCGGCGTCGACCGGTTATCGATCGGCATCCAGTCGTTTTTCGAGGAGGATCTGACCTGGATGAACCGCGCGCACACGGCCGAACAGGCGCGCGAGGTGCTCCCGATGGCCCGCCGCGCCGGCTTCGATGCCTGTTCCATCGACCTCATCTTCGGCCTGCCGCATCAGCCGCCCGACCGCTGGCATGCGAACCTCAACATCGCCCTCGAACAGACAGCGCCGCACATCTCGACCTACAGCCTGACGGTCGAGCCGCACACGCCGCTGGGGAATCGCGTGGAACGGAGGGCGGAAACCCCGGTCTCGGACGACGCCATGGCTGAGCGGTATCGGGAAACGATGCACCGGCTGCAAACCGCCGGCTACGAACATTACGAAGTCTCCAGCTTCGCGCGCCCGGGGCACCGGTCGCAGCACAACCAGCTCTACTGGCGGCACACCAACTACCTGGGGCTGGGACCCGCCGCGCACGGATTCTGGTGGGATGCGGACGCCCCGCGCCGCTGGTCGAACGCCCGCAGCCTGAAGCAGTATGTCGACGACCTCGCCGAAGGCCGGCTGCCGGTTTCGATGGAAGAGACGCTCACGCCGGACATGCTCGCCGACGAGTATATCATGCTGCGGCTTCGCACGCGCGAAGGGCTGGATCTGCGTCTGCTGAAGGAACGCTACGGACGCGACCTCGCCGGCTCGCACGGGGTGCTGATCGATCAGTTCGGCGTGGAGGGGTGGACGCACATGGAGGGCACGCGCGTTCGGCTCACCGACGCCGGCTTCCTCGTCTGCGACGCCATCGCCTTCGCGCTGCTGGGGTGA
- a CDS encoding DUF1080 domain-containing protein, translating into MKRLLRTPLIGAFVIALTLPLSVRAQTGVGTQPPAGAEVLFDGTRHSLDKNWTYWEGPCFVSALPIKWNIVEDQFDGGGTVLSSKEPYSTTYGEADIVTKKAYRDFRLHVEFLIPRAQGNSGVYLQNRYEIQIVEGERGLHGMAAVINEKEANYDLFNGLQKWNAYDIQFRAARFQNGKRTEPAMVTMYFNGTKVHENTPINQVWGGICSATDGANDGGKGITDTPGGLKLQAEGHDIRYRNIWIVEKDFSAANTNF; encoded by the coding sequence ATGAAGCGTCTTCTACGCACCCCGCTGATCGGGGCCTTCGTGATCGCCCTGACCCTGCCCCTCTCCGTCCGCGCCCAGACCGGCGTCGGCACCCAGCCGCCGGCCGGCGCGGAGGTCCTGTTCGACGGCACCCGCCACTCGCTCGACAAAAACTGGACGTACTGGGAGGGCCCCTGCTTCGTGTCGGCCCTGCCCATCAAATGGAACATCGTCGAGGACCAGTTCGACGGCGGCGGCACCGTGCTGTCCTCGAAGGAACCCTACTCGACCACATATGGCGAAGCCGACATCGTCACCAAAAAGGCGTATCGCGACTTCCGCCTGCACGTCGAATTCCTCATACCACGCGCCCAGGGAAATAGCGGCGTGTATCTCCAGAACCGGTACGAAATCCAGATCGTGGAGGGCGAACGGGGCCTTCACGGGATGGCGGCCGTGATCAACGAAAAGGAAGCGAACTACGACCTGTTCAACGGCCTCCAGAAATGGAACGCCTACGACATCCAGTTCCGCGCGGCCCGGTTCCAGAACGGCAAACGCACCGAGCCGGCGATGGTGACGATGTATTTCAACGGCACGAAGGTGCACGAGAACACGCCGATCAACCAGGTCTGGGGCGGCATCTGCTCGGCGACCGACGGCGCCAACGACGGCGGCAAGGGCATCACCGACACACCGGGCGGACTGAAGCTGCAGGCCGAAGGCCACGACATCCGCTACCGCAACATCTGGATCGTAGAGAAGGATTTCTCGGCGGCGAATACGAATTTCTAG
- a CDS encoding GNAT family N-acetyltransferase: protein MPFEIETDTLRIRPWREATDRPAFCAMTADPVMMRYMSDGIPWSDAMNDEFFARQQRTLDAAGVCMGALVWKETDEVIGVAGLQPLGTTGNLEVGWWVQRVHQGKGLATAAGAAMVRYAFETLDQPCVKAITLPGNQASRRVMEKLGMRYEGVVTGRQLGHRLPEIEVVLYGIERTGGHTAV from the coding sequence ATGCCGTTTGAAATCGAAACCGACACCTTACGGATCCGGCCGTGGCGCGAAGCCACCGACCGGCCGGCGTTTTGCGCCATGACGGCCGACCCCGTCATGATGCGCTACATGTCGGACGGCATCCCGTGGTCGGACGCGATGAACGACGAATTCTTTGCGCGGCAGCAGCGGACCCTCGACGCCGCCGGCGTGTGCATGGGCGCCCTCGTCTGGAAGGAGACGGACGAGGTCATCGGCGTCGCCGGGCTGCAGCCGCTGGGGACCACGGGGAATCTGGAAGTCGGCTGGTGGGTCCAGCGGGTGCACCAGGGGAAAGGACTCGCGACGGCTGCCGGCGCCGCGATGGTGCGGTATGCGTTTGAGACGCTGGATCAGCCGTGCGTGAAGGCCATCACGCTGCCCGGCAACCAGGCGTCGCGGCGGGTGATGGAGAAGCTGGGGATGCGGTACGAAGGGGTGGTGACGGGCCGGCAACTCGGGCATCGTCTACCCGAGATCGAGGTGGTGCTCTACGGCATCGAACGGACAGGGGGCCACACCGCGGTGTGA